The following are from one region of the Vicugna pacos chromosome 9, VicPac4, whole genome shotgun sequence genome:
- the LOC140698184 gene encoding tigger transposable element-derived protein 1 isoform X2: MPPNTISLIQPLDQGIIKAFKAQYTRELYSKAFEALKTNKETTMMDYWKSVTIRNVIDYVGTAWDNIKQATINNCWENIWPDCVENFDSFEGVTESIKNSVKNIMHIAWQISGEGFDDMREEDVEEILAEKAIEPTNEDLDEMAKQGVGVSDDEDNGNQPKSPGIVPLTAAKISEWNSALEKIFNDMEECDPMLDRSLKFKRLTSSAFAPYAEMLKDSRQKAKQTGLTQILEPVWEGKLPTPSASGESQTSEVELTDVNLPPSSSSAE, translated from the coding sequence ATGCCCCCAAATACTATATCTCTCATTCAACCCCTGGATCAGGGCATAATAAAAGCCTTCAAGGCGCAGTATACTAGGGAGCTGTATAGCAAGGCTTTTGAGGCTCTCAAAACCAACAAGGAAACTACCATGATGGACTATTGGAAGTCAGTCACTATACGCAACGTTATTGATTATGTTGGCACAgcctgggacaacatcaagcaggCTACTATCAATAACTGTTGGGAAAATATTTGGCCAGACTGCGTGGAAAATTTCGATAGCTTTGAAGGCGTTACAGAAAGTATAAAGAACAGTGTCAAAAACATAATGCATATCGCATGGCAGATAAGTGGAGAAGGCTTTGATGACATGAGGGAAGAAGATGTGGAGGAAATTTTGGCAGAGAAAGCAATAGAACCCACCAATGAAGACCTGGACGAGATGGCAAAACAAGGCGTTGGAGTCAGCGATGATGAAGACAATGGAAATCAGCCTAAGAGTCCAGGAATTGTCCCTCTGACAGCGGCCAAAATATCAGAATGGAACTCTGCCTTGGAAAAAATTTTCAATGACATGGAAGAGTGTGACCCTATGCTTGATCGCAGCCTCAAATTTAAGCGCTTAACCTCCAGTGCTTTTGCCCCCTATGCCGAGATGCTTAAAGATTCCAGGCAAAAAGCCAAGCAGACAGGGCTGACCCAAATTTTGGAGCCAGTTTGGGAGGGGAAATTGCCAACTCCATCAGCAAGTGGTGAGAGCCAAACCTCTGAGGTTGAACTGACAGATGTCAACCTGccaccctcttcctcttctgcAGAATGA
- the LOC140698184 gene encoding tigger transposable element-derived protein 1 isoform X1, which translates to MTPEHSAEVLPNIPKRKKAVMCLMEKIRVLDKLRSGMSCSAVGREFNVNESTIRYIKKKEKEIRRSVREAAPESAKVTSIVREEAMEKMEKMEKRLNLWIREMTTDKKGVVDSIVVRVKAKEIYSHVTQGQKNVKPFSAIAGWLARFKRRYGVNNVKLAGEASFADQEAAEEFKKYLLSVIQEKGYVEEQVFNADETGLFYKDMGKRTYITQMASKTPGFKSFQDYATLLLCTNAKGDFKCKPLMMYRTPGSQALKGKSVNHMPVHWRWNKKAWMTSDWFHSCFIPEVEYYLQGRNLAFKILLILDNAPVHCCEEL; encoded by the coding sequence ATGACTCCCGAGCATAGTGCTGAAGTGCTGCCTAATATTCCTAAGCgcaagaaggctgtgatgtgccttatggagaaaatacGTGTGTTAGATAAACTTCGTTCAGGCATGAGCTGTAGTGCTGTTGGCCGagagttcaatgttaatgagtCAACAATTCGGTAcatcaagaaaaaggaaaaggaaattcgCCGATCTGTACGTGAGGCTGCTCCGGAAAGCGCTAAAGTGACATCCATAGTGCGTGAGGAAGCTatggaaaagatggaaaagatggaAAAGCGGCTCAATTTGTGGATTCGTGAGATGACAACCGATAAAAAAGGTGTGGTGGACAGCATTGTTGTGAGGGTGAAAGCCAAAGAAATTTACAGTCATGTTACCCAGGGTCAGAAAAATGTGAAACCCTTCTCGGCTATTGCTGGCTGGCTTGCACGTTTCAAAAGGAGATATGGTGTGAATAACGTTAAACTTGCCGGTGAGGCAAGTTTTGCAGATCAGGAGGCTgcggaagaatttaaaaaatacttgctaAGTGTTATACAGGAAAAGGGATATGTGGAAGAGCAGGTCTTCAACGCTGATGAGACTGGCCTATTTTACAAGGACATGGGCAAACGAACGTATATTACGCAAATGGCCTCCAAAACCCCTGGCTTTAAATCATTCCAAGACTATGCAACCCTGCTTTTGTGCACCAATGCCAAGGGCGACTTTAAGTGCAAACCCCTAATGATGTACAGAACTCCAGGTTCACAAGCGCTTAAAGGGAAAAGCGTGAATCATATGCCAGTCCATTGGAGGTGGAACAAAAAAGCGTGGATGACGTCTGATTGGTTCCACAGCTGCTTCATACCGGAGGTTGAATACTATCTCCAGGGCAGAAACCTGGCCTTCaagattttattaattttggaTAATGCCCCAGTCCATTGCTGTGAAGAACTATAA